The Anopheles gambiae chromosome 2, idAnoGambNW_F1_1, whole genome shotgun sequence genomic sequence GCCATCGCCAGCTTAGATACGTCCAAATGGCCCCTGCTGTTGAAGAACTTTGATCGGCTGAACGTACGCACCAACCACTACACGCCACTTCCGTTCGGTTCGTCTCCGCTGAACCGAAAGGTCAATGATTACGTTTCGGCTGGTTTTATCAACCTGGACAAACCCTCTAATCCCAGCTCGCATGAAGTGGTCGCGTGGATTAAGCGTATCCTgaaggtaaacaaaacagGTCATTCGGGAACACTTGACCCGAAAGTTACgggttgtttgattgtttgcatTAACCGGGCAACGCGCTTGGTGAAAAGCCAGCAAAGTGCAGGCAAGGAATATGTGGCCGTTTTTAAACTCCACTCCGCCGTGGAGAAAATAGCCAAGGTTACTCAGGGTCTAGAGAAGCTTCGCGGTGCTCTGTTCCAACGCCCTCCACTGATTTCCGCCGTCAAGCGGCAGCTGCGTGTGCGTACCGTGTATGACTCGAAGCTGCTGGACTACAATGACCAACGCAATATAGGCGTGTTTTGGGTTAGTTGTGAAGCTGGTTCGTATATTCGAACGATGTGCGTTCATTTGGGTCTTGTGcttggtgttggtgggcagATGCTCGAACTTCGCCGCGTTCGGTCCGGCATTCAGTCGGAAAAGGATGGCATGGTGACCATGCATGATGTGCTTGATGCCCAGTATCTGTACGAAAATCACAAGGACGAATCGATGCTGCGCCGGGTAATTAAACCACTAGAGGGATTGCTCGTTGGCCATAAGCGCATCATCATGAAAGACAGTTCGGTAAATGCGGTATGCTACGGAGCAAAGATTCTACTTCCCGGCGTGCTGCGGTACGAGGATGGTATCGAGATCGATCAAGAAATCGTGATCGTGACCACCAAGGGTGAAGCGATAGCATTGGGAATCGCTCTCATGACGACAGCCACGATGGCTGGATGCGATCATGGAGTCGTTGCTAAAATAAAACGCGTCATAATGGAGCGCGACACTTACCCACGGAAATGGGGTCTCGGCCCAAAGGCATCGATGAAGAAGCAACTGATTGCTTCGGGCAAATTGGATAAGTACGGCAAACCGAATGAAAACACTCCGAAAGATTGGCTCAACAGCTACAGTGACTTCAACCGGTCAGCTAAGCAAGCGAATGGAAATGGAACATCCGCTGACGATGAGTTTGCTGGTGGAAAACGAAAATTGAGCATCGGCGAGAATGTCgaatcagcagcaacaatcggcgacggagaagaaaagaagaagaaaaagaagaagcaaaagaaagatgCTGAGGATGGTGATGGCGAAGCAGTCGGTGCTGAAGGTCAGCCGATGGACCAAGCGGAGGGCGATGAGgaaatgaaaaaggaaaaaaagaaaaagaaaaagaaagacaagaACGTATCTGTAGATGAAGTGgcagaataaggttcgaacgGGAAAATTTCCATCGTGTACCGATATAAAGACCGGTACTAACTTTGATTTTTTACGCATTAACGTCTTGTTGCATGATGCGGGACTATAGAACTTTGGTTCTATATACTCGTTCATTAATACAGAGCTCACTTAGATGATCCTTACTACTATGTTTTACGGTACCCCGTAAACAAATTGTTCATGAACTATCAACCACTACCACCTATCTACCTTTAGTTGCAAACAATCTATGAATAATTTAGGAACTGACTCATGGGAAGATAATTTGCGAATCTTTTCCGAAGTTCCTATTATTAAATGTTTTTCGAAAGAGCTATATGTCTATACGCTTGAATGGAAAGTATAAGCAACTATGTGTATAGGAGTTTTCACATAGCAATAGGCGCGTGTTATACAGAAttagaatttaaatttaagaaataaaaaaaaagaaatgtattGAAATTGTTGTTGCATAGCTTTCACTATTGTAAACAAGATTGAGAAATTGTCTATTTTGCTAACCGGTTTGCTGATGACAGCTTGTGGTTTCTATAAGCCCTAAAGCATACTGAAACTACAGAATCGGAATTGGTGGAACTCTTGGAGCTATCCATAGAAGGCTCCGGTTGCTGACTAGCGGTTCATGATGGCCTGATAGTAGTTCATAAAATTCTGATAGTAGTTCatacaataaaatcaaaaccaatgTTATGCTTTTACATGGTTGGAAACTATGTTGTATCAGCGACCGATACTGCCTGATGGATTCCAGATTGACTGATAACATTTTCGTTTGTGTGTTAACAATTTTAATAGAATTAACATGGGGCAATATTTCACCTTCAACGGAACCCTATCGCTCCTATCGCTCACGGGGCTCCACACGGGTCTATTTCCTAGCCAATTTGAAACTCTAACGGGTATGTACTTCTACCAACTCCCATGGCGATGCTTATAGGTTTCGGATAATTTAGGACTAGTGATGCGCGGTTCGAACCTCACCTACTGGGTTGGAATCATCCGTAACTGACCCGACCGGAACTCGCTGAACCAACAGGTCGGAGCcacttatgctttctcgcacctactctTCAgccgggtcgacccgaactcgctgcttCCGCGGGTCGGAATGAACTCACCTTGgcacgacccgacccgaactcgttgaACCAATGGGTCGGGGTCGCTTATGCACCTACCGGAGTCGTTGCACctactgaacctacttgtacctttcgggtcgacccgaacgactccgagtcgcttacggatggctccgacaCGATAGGTTTGGGTAGATCCGCCCATCACTACCGCATGCGGCTCGCGAGCCGCGCTTTGCCGATCGCTGCTCTAGGgcaggtatgtcaaactggcggcccGCTGGCCGCGGCATGCGGCTCTCGTCAATGCTGAATGTGGCCCGCGagaatattttgagaattTCTAAAATCattccaaaccaaaaaactgttattactatttgtcgaagtgtattaaattttccagagAAGAACAATAATTTTTATGGTATATTTTTCGAATCTAACATGAATGTACCCATTACATCTCATAAATTTATTCTACACTAACGTACAGAACAACCGAGACCCTTAAGCAACATTAAATCGAAGGCAAACTCATTCGttttatgtttcgattaaattctgaatattagCGTAATTTTGTGCAGACTCGATTCCACATTCTATATGGAAAAACAGATGTGCGTCAACTGTCTAGAAACGAAAtaggaatgaaaataacttgataCACACACTTGGAAACTTCGCAACTAGTGATGGATTGTCAgaatcgcatccacggctcaaaaccatttttGATCTTAGCTATAGCGACTCCGAATCcggccaaatcaaaccaacagttcCGTTCGGTGCCGTCCGAAACCTAAAGAGCCGTTTAAagccattcggaaccgttggagtcatcggttgtCGCACGGAGCGGCAAATCTCCAGTGAGAAATGGATCCGGTCACACTAGCGGCGGAtgtaacggtaggcggactaggcggtcgcctggggccccgccgatttaggggccccgtagatcgccattgtatagtatgccgtatggacagagtactagcgacaagggcccccggaaggatggccgATGGGGCTCCGAGGCTGGCGAAtcatttgcacccccccccccccttcagcAAAAAATTTTAGAGTCTGCGACTGATGATCGAAGGGGACCTCGACGGCATTTCAagtttactgttcaatctccctgttgtggacagaccgctgcctcatcctgagggctcactgttgacagcaaggctgtcatcctgtgacgtcctcagtgaggatcaCTGCGCGAGAGAGATCAGTCGacctctccccgcattgcgtgCGTTTGTTGTATTACACATACCAAAGATTAGTTGTTAAAAtacatattctgtttgtgcggTACACACTGTAAGTACGTttcatttgtgcggacacaacactCCCAACAGCAAGTTCAGTTTTCCGCTACCACACCCCAACAACATTTCCCATTTACAAAGGGTCTCAACTCGTCTTTCtgcctagggcccccgatacccttgaTCCGACACTGGGTCACACAGTCCATACCTCAATTCGCGAATCATTCAAGACGATTCAAGTGtcaaaacaagatttgccaATCTTTATGAGATCACACACCACGAATCTTCGTCAGATAAAATTTtcgtaatttaacaaaatttatCGTATAATATGGGTTCTTGTATTAAGAAATGAATATACCACCATATACCCTTTGGAACTTGGAAATTAGCGACAAATAATGttaaaacacgttttattacaattttcctttcgatctgtcaaaaaattgccggcaaatatttttgttattcatccagcGGTGGATAGCTCGGATGGCTTGAAAAAGATTCGCAACAGGCTGGTAGACTTCCCCTACCTCAGTAAAAAGTGTGATTGAGCGATATTTTCTAACAAAACTGCCGTGTTGGAACGCGACTAATGAGAAATgtcctattttaataataaggaTAAAAACAATGCATGTGACTTTAAAAGaacattaatttttttctttttatcaaataaaaaagtgcacaatgaaaaaaaaaaaacatagcaaatttgtaaataaaaaactaTTCCAGATTTGAAGCGAGAAGtgcaaaaagtcaatttgtttcacaataatgattttaaacagttttttatataaatattggggtatattttttattctcaactttgcggcccACGAATCACTGAAAAACtgtacttgcggccctctgatgaaatgagtttgacacagctgcTCTAGGGGATACTCCAGCGCAGGGGTCttcaaactacggcccgcctGCCGCATGCGGTTCCAGACGGCTcaggagccggctccgcaccaacggctccgcaccaacggctccggagccggttttaacacaaaggtcatgtttaaaagaaattatcaaaaaaaaatcgattacttttgaatattgttaagaAAGACGAGACTaacgaatgctacacaatGTCATGCATGTCAATACTGCCATCATGTCGTGTGTTAGCTTCCACACGTGCGAGAAtatatattcgtttttttattgcgcTATCATACAATGATGTCTCTATTGAACTGTAAGCTCGGAGCTGTTGGTCTGGAGCCATTGATTCGTCCCCGGTCCGGAACGGTGGGCCTGAAGCCGGCTCCGTAGCCGTTGGAACGGAGCCGTGAGTGCagagccgttagtccggagccggctacggagccgttggtgcggagccggctccggagccatcgGAGCAGAACCGGTTTAATGGTCCAGTTTAATGGTCCAATCGTTTTGTTCTTTGGCATTTGTTCCATGCAGTCCTTTCCATCAGTGATCCGAGTGACTTGGGGGTCTGTATCGTTCCAGTTCTCTTGTAAATCATTGCAAGAACATCGTTCAAGCGATAATCTTCTGTCGTCTTCAAAGCAGTAAAATTTATGTTATCGTAGGTGAGGAGAGGAGGGGATGGAGGCTAAGATGCAAACCCATACCGATCTTGGTACCAATCACGGGATGAATGATGCGGGAACTGAACTTGGACTCATACTTGCCGTGGAGTTTATTGTGAACCCGTATTGGACCTGGAATCAATAACGAATCCATACTAGTACTGATTTGCATCCATATTGATCATACAATTGATCATGAAACCTTTCCATTCCTTCAAGTGACCCTGAACGAAGCTGCCTTTGGAActgatgttttgtttatttttttaattattttttaaaacttttttatctatcttttttaaaattgtttatgtTCCTAGAACTGATCAAGAACCCCTATCGGTCTTGGAACCGATGATGATCCCATACCCACATCCGGATTAGAAACTGAACTTATATGgatcctggaaccgatcactAAAGTAATATCGATCTCGGAACTGAAACCAAACTGCTCCTGGATCAGTTTGGGTTCTGGAACAAAATGAGTACATATTCCGGTACTAGAAACGATGTAATCCATATACTATTCCTATTCTGATCTAATTACAGATCGCTCTGGTCGTTGAATCATTTGCGGCAGTATATGTGCAGCGTAGAAAAAAGCTTAAAATCAAAGCATGTAGATTGAACATAGAAATTCAATTTAGAATTGCAGTGAAGGTTTACTAACCTAGACTGCTACTAGGTTTAGTACTAATCTAGACTCCCAAAGTGAAAGTCTGGGAGTATGTTTACATGTTACATGTTGCGTGCATTAACTACTACCGTAGgtttatttattgaagataGTTGCGTGGCGCGCGCAGGGGCCtttgcaatattaaaaaaataaaacttaagaTAACCTTTCTTACCATATATTTGAATACAGATATGAACATTTTAACGTAGCAATGGTAATATTGAAGTCGAAAAAGCAGTGGAACTTATTGAAAGCTTTACACATTGAGGCAATTGGATCATGAGCTCCTCTATAAGGACGTGGTGCGTGGTCAGGAGCGTACAAATTAATCTTAAGAAGAAGTTCGGGAGCATCAATTTCGCCTTTAATTAACTTTGGATAATCATCTACTGTACGCAGATGACGCGAAattttttcgtgttattcgtgAACCAGAAGACCACGCCCGACTGCAAACTTCCTTGCATGAGTTCCAGTGTTGGTGCAACCGTAATGCTTTAACGCTATGCACAGATAAATGCGAAGCCATTACTTTCAGTCGTTCTCGCCGCCCATCATTATATGTATATGCGCTTGATGGACAGTTCTTGGCGCGAAAACAATGTGTTAAAGATCTAGGCGTTTTGCTcgatacaaaactatcatttaaggatcagctggatcaCTAGTAGCCCGCAGCAATAGAAGGCTAGgactagttatcaatatgactcgcgagcGTAACGATATACCTTGCACCAAGGCGCTCTATTGCTAACTTATCCGGTCGTTgatggaatatgcaaatatcgtatggtggccaactgcagcgcgtccgttagctcgattggaatcaatccagcgcaaaatttcacgatttgcacttcgctcatggaaccaaaggctcgattaccggactaggtgtttactactcgggctacctaccctaagtgagcgaatacgaaaagccaggttgtcgttcatcacgggacttctcgacggccgtattgactctccgtcactactggctgccatcaacccgtacgttccggccaggccgctccggactcgggcaatgttggccctcgacgaccgtagaacgcaatttggctcctctgacccgttcctactcatgtgccgtgctttcaacgcagtcagcgacgcttttgagccgaggatttcgccaactgagtttaatgatcgtgtttctgtgttaaatttggttccatagtgcacatttttatgtgctatgttattgtaatccattgtaaagaactcattgtaaaacattgctaaaatggttcgagagggcattattgtccatcgatagacaaataaacataaacataaacataagcTACAAAAACTATAGCTTGTGTTACCTTGTGCTTGATATGTTAGAGTCTGGTCCATGTTCAACCTTAAGGTTCTTATAGctaatttttcgttttttttctgaatgcGCTCAATTCGTGTGGACCAGTTGTTAGTGTGCGGAGACCATGCTACAACATTGAATTCAAGTATGGGTATTCAGAAAGGGTCATTCAACTCAGATGTCAGACGATGAATAGAACCAAGCTGCCGATATGCTTGGTCGATGATGTAAGAATACTGTTGACGGAAGGAGAGTGACGAGTCAAGAATAGTACCAAGGTCCTTAATTTCTAGGTTACGTTGGATTACACAAGAGTCAAGATTATAGTCTCTGTTAGAAACTGGCGCTCTAACCAAAAAATAAGAGAACAAAGTGAATTTGTTAGGTAAGCACTGAGggtgcaccaaaaaattagtttatttCTCTATTCTCCGTTATCTTCGCTCTTGGGTGTTTTTATCGCAATTATCCTATTTTGCCcggttttctccctttttatgCCTATGTCCATACACAAAACATCGCCTTAGCTGACAGTTTGTTGGAACCTTATAACAGTTTCCAACAGTCTCGCTTAATAGGGTCCTTTTTACGAGTAAAACTAATCACGCAACACTTATTGACACACAATGATAGCGAGTT encodes the following:
- the LOC1278486 gene encoding H/ACA ribonucleoprotein complex subunit 4 — protein: MEVDIPTSPIKKEKKKKKIKQEPDTEIENLGEIQKSGDFQLKPSSAIASLDTSKWPLLLKNFDRLNVRTNHYTPLPFGSSPLNRKVNDYVSAGFINLDKPSNPSSHEVVAWIKRILKVNKTGHSGTLDPKVTGCLIVCINRATRLVKSQQSAGKEYVAVFKLHSAVEKIAKVTQGLEKLRGALFQRPPLISAVKRQLRVRTVYDSKLLDYNDQRNIGVFWVSCEAGSYIRTMCVHLGLVLGVGGQMLELRRVRSGIQSEKDGMVTMHDVLDAQYLYENHKDESMLRRVIKPLEGLLVGHKRIIMKDSSVNAVCYGAKILLPGVLRYEDGIEIDQEIVIVTTKGEAIALGIALMTTATMAGCDHGVVAKIKRVIMERDTYPRKWGLGPKASMKKQLIASGKLDKYGKPNENTPKDWLNSYSDFNRSAKQANGNGTSADDEFAGGKRKLSIGENVESAATIGDGEEKKKKKKKQKKDAEDGDGEAVGAEGQPMDQAEGDEEMKKEKKKKKKKDKNVSVDEVAE